The genomic stretch ATTCTGCTAACCTCATCTTTACTGATCACTTTAGGCAGTTGATCTGGTTTTATAGGTCGGGAGACATGATAGTACTGTGAATCTCGTTGCTCGATGTGCTCATAATAAAACTTAATGGCATTGATATATTGATTTTGGGTAGAAGCAGCGATATTTTTCTCACGAACCAGTCCAAGAAGAAATTTCTCAATTTCAAGACGTTCAATGTCCTTAGGCTCACAATGTTTAAAGGTGTCAAAAAATAAACTCAGGCAACTCATATACGACCTTGCGGTATTTAAACTGTACCTTAGCCCCTCAAGCCGATTGAGCACTGCTTGCAAAGCGTCAAAATGTGACAGGTGTTTTTGTTCTCGCTCATATCGATTCCTCAGGCCATCAAAAGTATTTGAATTATCATTTTCACCCTCAAATGCCTTTGCGGCATCCACCCAGGCGATACCCTTGAATTGTCGAAAAACCATTTGCATATGGTATTTACTATGAGGAATGATTACCCATTTCATGGGTGCAAACCACCGAATATCAGGTAATTGTTTGAGCAACTGTTTTATGCCATATTCATTGGGGTAGATGATGTGGAAATAGGCTTTACCCTCTACCTGGACTTTATTTAATCGAATCCGCTTGTTCATCTTTTTATTTATCAAACGCTGCAGCGGATATCCTTTGCGGATTATATACGTTTAGAAACGATTAAAAGCGTTTATGATCAATTTGAATAAAGGTGAGTGCAAGTATTGTCTAAAGGGGTTAACAGCAGGACGGACTGACCGTAAATTTTGTGATGCCAAGTGCCGATCAGCTTATCATAATAACCGCAGAACGGTAGAATTTGCCATTGAAAATACCCAATTAAAAATCATCAGGCATAATCGCGGGATTTTAAAAAAGTTATCTCCTGAGGGCAAGGGGATTGTCAGAAAGGAAGTCCTCGATGCACATGGTTTCAACTTTGAAGCTTTCAGCCGAATATATATCACCAATCAAAATAAGGTCTATTATTTCAGTTTTGAATACGGTTACTCTGCCATATTGGAAGGCCACACGAAAAAAGTAATTATTGTCAAATTTCAGGATTATATGAATAATTACCATTTTGATCCATGGCGCAAAATCAAGCCAAAATAGCTAAAATCCGCTATGCCCATTTCTATTGCAGGAGTACACTTGGCATGTTTATAATTGTATCTTTTAACCACTTTGGGCCCAAAAGCACCCAATGAATCATAAATTACTCATATACTTGTCCTACAAGGCAAAAGAAAACCTGCTGAAATCAACACACCAAATTTTCTTTAAGTTTGCACTGAAAGGTTTTCAGGCTGCCTTATCTATTCAACAATTTAGAACATTGGTGCTTTAATAAATGATAAGAAAAGCGGTTTATATAAAATAAGAAGAAGGGCTATTTTCATCTAACGTTCCAAACCATTTTGGTGATTTGAGAAAAAAAATAGATAACCATTGCAGGTACTTTTATTGTTCATGATGTAAATAGAGAAATCATAAGTGCACGCCGAACTCCTCATCAGGGCACCCTACGGATTCACCCACGGAACTTTTCTTCCCCGCTTTGTGACAACATCTTTTCTGGCGGCTTTCCAAATATTGGCATCAAGGTTCAGCTCCTGTTCATTCCCTTCATAATATTGCGCTATCTTTGATTGCTCGGCATCGATATGCTGATCCTTAATTTTTTGATTGAGGCATTCAATCGTCGGCATTTCAATCGGTAATTTTGTGAGCCATAGGTAAAGCTTGTTGATTTTCAGGTTTGGATCGTTGGATTTTAATGCGCTCATAAATTGATGAAAATAATATGGCTCCGTATTTTTGTACAAAGACCAATATTCAACATACCTTGCTTTCAGTGGGTGGTAAAACTTATTCAACAAAAGCAATACCAGACATAACAGCAATGAAATAACAATCAGTTGTTTTATGGTCAGTCCTAAAAAATGCCACGCTGCTTTTTGCTCTTGCTGTCCCATGGACTGTTTTTGTGCATTTTCGAGCGAATCAATTGTTGTGGTGAGCATCCCGAGGTTTGGATTAGGCGCAACCGTGAATCGTTTTTCTTTCAACGTTTTCTTAAACAGTTTCTTTCGAACGGGATCAAACCAATTGACCGTTATCGAGGGAATAATGACCTCCCCTTCTTTTTCAAAAAGGTACTGCACCTGCTCCGTTCTCATACCACCGAAGGAGCGCTTACCTTTTTGATTATTCGTAACCGCTCGCTGAGGGTAGATTCTTAAATTATTGACCCCCAAAAAATCCACGGCGGGAATCATTTCCGCCACAGTACCTGAAACGCTGATCGTTATTTTACGCTGTATGACGTCCCCTACTTTCACTTGATTCCCTTGCACATTCCAGAACTCCCGAACATCTGTCGAATTGGCAACCATCCATTGTTTTCTCTCTACATTTGCAGGTGGGTTGCGCACAGTGACTGTTTTAGGCTTAGTTTTTAATCGATGCTTTTTACCCTTGAAATCTCCTTTGGCAGGGGACTCCACGGTAATATCCAGCGCAGGGAAAATCAACGGCCCTGCTTTGTGGGGAATCACATTATAGATCAGTTTTACGCCAACATAAGTTTGTCCGTCTTTTGTAAAAGAGGTGTTTTCTGGCCTGAAGTAGATGCTGTAGGCTCCTTCAACCTTGATATTGCCAGGATCTATTCCCCGAGTAAACCAAGTAGAGGTATAAACTGCAATGGTCACCTGGAAAGGCTCTCCAACAAAAATTGTCGACTTATTTACCTGCACATCACTCCAAAGTGCCTGCCCCATGGACCGATCTGGAAACACCAGCATGCTCAATAATACCATCAATAAGCCGACCTGCAGGGACGGCAATAGCTTACCATATCGAATCATCATCGGCGGATTTATTTTTATATTTCTTAAACTGCATTCTGAACTTTTTCTTCAGAAAATTGGCGGGGTCATCATCCACCTTCTGGAGCATAACCTTTGCATTATCAGGCGCTTGGTCTTCTGCCTGAAAATCATCTGGCACTTCATCCAATTCTTTCGCTTTGCGGGTATCAGTTCCCACCGTTTCTTCAAGGCGTTCCTTTTTCATATCCTCCTTCTTGGCCTCCTGACCACCGCCACCAAGATCTTCCATACTATCATTTTGCTTATTTTTGGCACGTTCCGTTTCGGAAACCTCCGTGGCACTGTCCAAATTTACAGCCCGTTCAGATTGCATCAGGTACTGATCAAGCATTTGCTCATAATATTGTGCAGGAGCAAAAGAAGAATCATTTTCTGCCACCTGCTGAAATAAAATCTGCGCCGAAAGCGAGTCGCCATTCTTCAAATAGGAAAGCGCCAGATTGTACTGTCCCATGGTGGAAGTATCCTGCTGAAAAGCAGCAATAGCCCGTTCATAATCCCCACCCTTAAAGTAGGCAATTCCTTTTCTGATGGGCTCCTCATATAGTTTTGCCGCACCTTCATAGTCCCCTTTCGCAATCCGCTTTTGTGCCTGATAATCCCGAGTAAGCCATAAGTCTCTGAACTGAAAGTCTGGTTTGGACTGACAACCCATCAGCAATAATACAGGCAGGCTGTAGAGCACCCAGCCCTTTCTGAACCAAAAAAGAAGCAAAAATGCCGCAGGGACAAGCAAGGGCAAACCTGCGTCTTGCCAGTCGTCCTTCGTCTGAGGCTCGTCCTTGTATTTTAAATGTGTTCGGACTGCTTTCGCTATTTTTTCTATATCACTGTTGTCAAGGGTTGGCTGTACCACTTCAATATTTTTCACCCCCGATAATTGCTGTAACCACTGTTGCTGCAATGCAGACCTGACAGGCTCACCCGCCTGATCGCGAAATACATCCCGACCCATTGGTTGAGGGATTTCACTTCCCTGAGTGGTGGCGACAGGAAAAACAATCAAACGATGATCATGACTGAGCACATATTGCTGAAGCTGATTTACCTGCGGCTCGGCAATCTCATCCGTCATCAGTAAAATTGTTGATTTCAAGGGCTGAGTTTGCAAAAGGCTATCCACCTGCTGTAATCCACGGTTCAAATCAGAGCCCTGCAATGGCATAATTGTCGGTTTGATGCCTTCGAGGTGCAAGTCAATAATGCGATAATCCTCACTCAAAGGGACGATAGTATGCGCCGTTCCCGCATAGCCGATCAAGGCGGTTTGTGCCCTGACATCAAGGTCAAGTAGGTCCTGAATCTTAAATTTTGCCCACTGTAACCGATTGGGTTGAAAATCATTGGCTATCATGCTCTGCGATAGGTCAAGCAGAATAATAAAGGGACTTTCGAGTTGTTTATCAGGCAGGTTGATCTTCTTCCAGGCAGGGCCTGAAAGTGCCAAAATCATCAGTGTACCTAAAAGCCCCATCAACATATTCATGAGGAATTTACTCTTCTGGCTCCCCTTCAAAATCACATAAGGTCGTAAATGAGGAGCGATAACTTTCTGCCATTTTTCCTTTCTGGCGACTGTCAGCAATCCAAAAATAACGGTCAGCAACAAGGGAACAATCAGCCACAGCAATTGCGGTCTGAGAAAATGAAAAGCTTGCCAATTAACGGGAAATAAATGCTGATACATGGCTGAAGATTAATTTTTAAATGAGCGAATGAAGTTGCTGACACTGATCGTCAATGTGGTGAGCAACAGCATCCCAAAGGCTATTCCGAGCGGATAAGGGTACAAAAGCGTTACAGGTTTATACTCCTCTTCCTCGTACTCAATGGGTTCGAGTTGGTCGAGCTGCTCATAGATTTGTACCAGCCTTTCCCGATCCTGCGCAAGAAAATATTCACCCGCGGACATTTCAGCGATTTCCTTCAGCGTTTTTTCATCAAGATCACCACTTTTATCCCCAGGGGTACCAATTCCGATGGTGTAAATGGTAATGCTGTCCTTTTGTGCAATATCGGCAGCGTCCAAAGGTAGGATGTCAGTGCCATCGTCTACGCCATCGGTGAGTAAAAGCATTACTTTGGAATCAATGGAATCGTTTTCAAACATATTGACTCCTTTCATAATACCCTTTCCAATACGTGTCATTTGTCCTGCAAAACCGACTTCGGTATCCTCCAACAAATTTTCAACCGCTTTCAGGTCTGCGGTAAATGGCGCCTGAATGTAGGCATTGGAAGCGAAGAAAATAAGACCTACACGATCTCCAGCCCGTTTCTGAATAAACTGATGCATTACCTGTTTCACCGCCTCCCATCGGGTAACTTTCTTTCCCTCAATTTCCCAGTCTTTTTGTGCCATACTGAAAGAAATATCAATGAGGATCAAAAAATTACGGCTGTTTTTCACTTTCATTTCAGGCTTGCCGATTAACTGGGGTGAAGCCATGGCGACCAATAGCAAAACCCAACAGCAAAACAAGGGAACCCACCGGAAGATGGATCGTTTTCTGATATCCGATGCCGATCGTTTTCGCTCGCCAGTATATTGTAGCGCATGCTCGAAAATCGGGTATTTTATAGCCGCACTTTTAGTTCTGAACGCAGGGGTAAACCAATAAACCAACAAAGGTAATGGCAACAATATAAATATCCAGGGGAAGGCGAATTCAAAATTTTCTGGCATGAGTCTTAATCCATTTTTTAGCATTATCGATGATTTGTGCTTTCATCTGCTGATCGGGTGGTTTGTTCTGATATACCTGCTTGGCAATCTCTTTTTCAAACTTTACAAATTGTACTTCTTTGCCTGTCGATTCCAGAAAATCAAGCCAGGCTCGCCCTTGCAATGACGCAACCTCCTTGCGCCCAAAGACATTGATCGCCACTGACTTAAGTGTTACCAGCCAAAGATCGAGCGTTTGTTTTTCCTCAGGAAGCCGTTCAAGTGCAGCAATGGCCACCTGCCGATATCGATTAATTACATAGCGATGTATTCGATAAGCGAGCCAGCTTAACAGCAGCATTAACAATATTGCAGCAAGGATTTTCCAGCCGATGGTATCAAAGGAAAAGGCCACCATAGGAGGCTCGTAAAGCCCATGCACTTGCGGCGATGAAGCACCTGTTTTTTGAAGAATATCCGCCATCATCACCTATTTTTTAATGACCTGATCCTGAATCTGAGCCTGAATTGTATCAACAGTATTGAAAGTGAGCAAGGGGATTTTAAACTTCCGCAACTGCGCTTTAAAATTCAGCACCCCTTCATCGTAACCATTTGTAAAGGCGTGTTGAAATGCTGATTTCGACCCCTTCACTGTCAGTTGATTTACCCCATCAGAAACAACAAAATTCGTATTCGGGATATCGCGCTCAAGGGGATCCATCACTTTTGCCACCATCAGATCATTATGCTGACTCAACTGCGCAATTACCTTGAGCACATTGGGGTTATAGCGATGAAAATCACTGATGACCACCACCAGAAAATCGTGGGTGACCACATTTTTTATACGGGCAAAAGTTTCTGAAAGAAGGGTTTCATACCGGCTGCCATCGGCAAATTTCAGCTCATGATTTCGCTTTTCAATCGATTTGAGCAATCGCAGCACATTCTTTTTCCCGCGACGTGGGGCGATAAAATCAATCCCCTGATCTCCGAAAATAACTCCCCCGACACTATCCCCCTCCTGCGCCACCCGAAAGGCAGACAGGGCCGCCAACTCGGCAGCAACAACTGCTTTGGTTCTTTTTTCTGAACCAAAAAACATGGCCGAAGACTGATCCACAACCAACAAACAGGGCTTTTCCTTTTCCTCGGTAAATTCCCGTGTATGGGTACGCTGCGTGCGGGCAGTAACTTTCCAGTCTATATTTCGGATATCATCGCCTTTCACATACTTCCTGACCTCTTCGAAGTCCAGCCCTCTGCCTCGGGATCTTGAGGTATGTTTGCCCCCAAACAGGGAATTTACTTTATGCTTCTGATTATTAAAACTGAAGCTTTTGGCCAACGCTTCCATCAAATACATTTCCCTGACTGAAGTAAAAACATCCTTCGGGTAATCTTCGCGTGTTGTACTCATATCCTTGACTTTAACTGATGACTGCCACCTGTTTGGCAATCATTTCCAACACCTGATCGCAGGTAATCCCATCGGCATTGGCTTCATAACTCAGGATTAACCGATGCCGCAAGCAATCATTGAGCACCCCTCTGATGTCATCAGGCGTCACGTGATTTCGCTCATTCATCCATGCGTGTGTTCTCGCACATCGGTCGAGTGCAATACTCCCTCTTGGACTGGCACCAAAATCGATATAACGGGCAAGCTGCTGATCGTACTTTTCTGGCCGACGCGTTGCGGAAATCAGATCGACAATATAGCGCTCCATGGCAGGGGCAATTTCTACCCTGCTGATTTCCTCTCGGGCGCTGAAAATAACTTCCTGTGGGATTTTCTCTGTGGCAGGTGCTGTTGAATCGGCTTTTTTTTGTTCATTTCTGTTGAGTCTGATGATCTTCAGTTCAGATTCATCATCGGGATAATCCAATAAAACGTGCATCAGGAAACGGTCCATTTGTGCCTCTGGCAAGGGGTAGGTTCCCTCCTGTTCCACAGGGTTTTGGGTGGCCATCACCATAAATAAAGGGTTCATTTTGTATGTTTTCCCCGCCACAGAAACCTGCCGCTCCTCCATGGCTTCAAGCAAAGCGGATTGCACCTTGGCTGGGGCACGGTTTATTTCATCTGCCAAAATCATATTATTGAATAATGGCCCTTGCTGAAAGACAAACTTTTGTTCGTTATCTGGCTGGTAAATCTCTGTTCCCGTAATATCGGACGGTAGTAAGTCGGGGGTAAACTGAATCCTGCTCAGGCCACAATCAAGTTCCTGCGCCAGGGTTTTTATAGCCCGCGTTTTCGCCAACCCAGGTAAACCTTCAAGCAGGAGATTTCCCTCAGAAAGCAACACCAGGATCAATCTGTTCACCAAAGCTTCCTGTCCAACAATCGACTGATTCATTTTATCGGCAAGCTGATTTATCGAGTTTATAGTCGTCATGATTATTTTACAAATTGAAGGTTGATTCCCGTAAATATTTGTAGCTGAGGCTGCACTCCCGCGGATAGCATACTGTACTGCGGTTCAATAAATAAATTGAACACCGTATTGCCCAGCGTTACCACTTTTCCAATCCCCAAACCGATCGGTACACTGTATGCTGCTTCATTAAAATTAAAAAACCAGATCGGTGCCCCACGCAGATAAGCCCCTTTACCTAATTGCCAGAAATAAAATGGCTGAACAGCGCCTCCGTTGGTGTCTTGCCGTTCAGCATTTCCCGCCACAGAAGCCTGATAGGTGATCAGGCCTCCAAACTGAAAAACCGGTGACTTGGCCACGAAAGCTACCAGGGCAAAACCTGCCTGCACCTTCTCAGTACCCAAAGTGGGATCTGTGGCCGTGGGCAATGTAATATTGGGGCCAATACCTACGGTGGCTGTGGGTGAAGAAACAAAATTATAAGCCATGAATGCATTCAGGTCTCCGAGACCACTGACCGTCGATTGAGTCCCATCGGCTTGTTTTGTATTGATGGTCGTTAATGGCGCAGACACCCTGAAGATGGTTTTGCCATCGAAGAAAGGGGTAGCAAACCGTACCCAAGTATTGTTCAGGTAAGTTCCTGAGGGCGAATTGGTAAGCACAGGACTGAAATAATTCTGGAAATTCAGCGCCGTCATATTTGCCAATGGGTTATTGGCCTGTGCATTGTTATCCCCTTCCTGAGCAATTGCGGCATGAAAAGTCAGTAGAAAGCAGAAGAAAGCCACTACTAATTTCAGTCGGTTCAGAAACATATCGATTTCACTTTGATAAAGATTGATTGGAAAAGAAAGAGGAGCAATTTCTGGAAAACAGCCCCTCTTCTTTGGTCATCAAGGATTAATTCTTGACTGGTGTTTGCATCTGTTTGACGACTTTGTCAATGGATAAGGAGGAGCCTTCCACAGGAGGAAATTCCTTGAAGGTGGATAAAAACTCCCTTGCTTTTTGCTGCGCAGGAACAAACAACCACATATTGTCCGCATACCATCTTGTGTATAAACCAGACTTATGAGAAACCTCATAAGGGTCTGCTCTTAGGTTGAATACCAGCGGCCAGCTTGGTGTTTTTCTGTACGCTTCATTGATCGCCCCCTCCATATAGGAGAAATGCAGCTTCCAGTTATTGTACCTGATCGCATTGAGATTCCCTGCCGCATCAAAATAAAAGATCTCCTTCCGCGGGGCTTCCTTCACCTTGCCCTGAAAGAAAGGCATCAGGTTATAGCCATCCAGGTGCGCCTTGAAGGTCTTGTCATTGGCTTTATATCCTTTCAACATTTTTTTCACCAATTCGGGTTCCCCTGCCGCAGCAGCCAAAGTTGGCATCATGTCCTCATGTGAGAAAATGTCATTATAAACCGTCCCAGGCTTGATCGCCTCGGGCCAGCGAATCATACAGGGCACCCGAAAACCGCCTTCCCAGGTGGTTCCTTTCTCTCCCGCAAATGGCGTAGAACCGCCATCGGGCCAGGTGAATTTTTCCGCCCCATTATCCGTTGAGTACATAATGATGGTGTTGTCGATAATGCCAAGCTCTTCAAGTTTAGCCAAC from Persicobacter psychrovividus encodes the following:
- a CDS encoding MoxR family ATPase translates to MTTINSINQLADKMNQSIVGQEALVNRLILVLLSEGNLLLEGLPGLAKTRAIKTLAQELDCGLSRIQFTPDLLPSDITGTEIYQPDNEQKFVFQQGPLFNNMILADEINRAPAKVQSALLEAMEERQVSVAGKTYKMNPLFMVMATQNPVEQEGTYPLPEAQMDRFLMHVLLDYPDDESELKIIRLNRNEQKKADSTAPATEKIPQEVIFSAREEISRVEIAPAMERYIVDLISATRRPEKYDQQLARYIDFGASPRGSIALDRCARTHAWMNERNHVTPDDIRGVLNDCLRHRLILSYEANADGITCDQVLEMIAKQVAVIS
- a CDS encoding DUF4381 domain-containing protein produces the protein MMADILQKTGASSPQVHGLYEPPMVAFSFDTIGWKILAAILLMLLLSWLAYRIHRYVINRYRQVAIAALERLPEEKQTLDLWLVTLKSVAINVFGRKEVASLQGRAWLDFLESTGKEVQFVKFEKEIAKQVYQNKPPDQQMKAQIIDNAKKWIKTHARKF
- a CDS encoding vWA domain-containing protein — translated: MYQHLFPVNWQAFHFLRPQLLWLIVPLLLTVIFGLLTVARKEKWQKVIAPHLRPYVILKGSQKSKFLMNMLMGLLGTLMILALSGPAWKKINLPDKQLESPFIILLDLSQSMIANDFQPNRLQWAKFKIQDLLDLDVRAQTALIGYAGTAHTIVPLSEDYRIIDLHLEGIKPTIMPLQGSDLNRGLQQVDSLLQTQPLKSTILLMTDEIAEPQVNQLQQYVLSHDHRLIVFPVATTQGSEIPQPMGRDVFRDQAGEPVRSALQQQWLQQLSGVKNIEVVQPTLDNSDIEKIAKAVRTHLKYKDEPQTKDDWQDAGLPLLVPAAFLLLFWFRKGWVLYSLPVLLLMGCQSKPDFQFRDLWLTRDYQAQKRIAKGDYEGAAKLYEEPIRKGIAYFKGGDYERAIAAFQQDTSTMGQYNLALSYLKNGDSLSAQILFQQVAENDSSFAPAQYYEQMLDQYLMQSERAVNLDSATEVSETERAKNKQNDSMEDLGGGGQEAKKEDMKKERLEETVGTDTRKAKELDEVPDDFQAEDQAPDNAKVMLQKVDDDPANFLKKKFRMQFKKYKNKSADDDSIW
- a CDS encoding DUF58 domain-containing protein; this encodes MSTTREDYPKDVFTSVREMYLMEALAKSFSFNNQKHKVNSLFGGKHTSRSRGRGLDFEEVRKYVKGDDIRNIDWKVTARTQRTHTREFTEEKEKPCLLVVDQSSAMFFGSEKRTKAVVAAELAALSAFRVAQEGDSVGGVIFGDQGIDFIAPRRGKKNVLRLLKSIEKRNHELKFADGSRYETLLSETFARIKNVVTHDFLVVVISDFHRYNPNVLKVIAQLSQHNDLMVAKVMDPLERDIPNTNFVVSDGVNQLTVKGSKSAFQHAFTNGYDEGVLNFKAQLRKFKIPLLTFNTVDTIQAQIQDQVIKK
- a CDS encoding BatD family protein, which codes for MMIRYGKLLPSLQVGLLMVLLSMLVFPDRSMGQALWSDVQVNKSTIFVGEPFQVTIAVYTSTWFTRGIDPGNIKVEGAYSIYFRPENTSFTKDGQTYVGVKLIYNVIPHKAGPLIFPALDITVESPAKGDFKGKKHRLKTKPKTVTVRNPPANVERKQWMVANSTDVREFWNVQGNQVKVGDVIQRKITISVSGTVAEMIPAVDFLGVNNLRIYPQRAVTNNQKGKRSFGGMRTEQVQYLFEKEGEVIIPSITVNWFDPVRKKLFKKTLKEKRFTVAPNPNLGMLTTTIDSLENAQKQSMGQQEQKAAWHFLGLTIKQLIVISLLLCLVLLLLNKFYHPLKARYVEYWSLYKNTEPYYFHQFMSALKSNDPNLKINKLYLWLTKLPIEMPTIECLNQKIKDQHIDAEQSKIAQYYEGNEQELNLDANIWKAARKDVVTKRGRKVPWVNP
- a CDS encoding VWA domain-containing protein, yielding MPENFEFAFPWIFILLPLPLLVYWFTPAFRTKSAAIKYPIFEHALQYTGERKRSASDIRKRSIFRWVPLFCCWVLLLVAMASPQLIGKPEMKVKNSRNFLILIDISFSMAQKDWEIEGKKVTRWEAVKQVMHQFIQKRAGDRVGLIFFASNAYIQAPFTADLKAVENLLEDTEVGFAGQMTRIGKGIMKGVNMFENDSIDSKVMLLLTDGVDDGTDILPLDAADIAQKDSITIYTIGIGTPGDKSGDLDEKTLKEIAEMSAGEYFLAQDRERLVQIYEQLDQLEPIEYEEEEYKPVTLLYPYPLGIAFGMLLLTTLTISVSNFIRSFKN